Proteins co-encoded in one candidate division KSB1 bacterium genomic window:
- a CDS encoding acylneuraminate cytidylyltransferase, with protein sequence MIVGIIPARGGSKGLPRKNIKPIAGFPLIYWTIEAARQSSLLDDFYVSTEDLEIADTAKRYGAKVLLRPPKLASDETTTAQVLQHHSRELDADTIVLLQPTSPLRNVDTIDEAVREFQTGGYDTLATGYYVKTIEYATHQNLRRQEIAGYFYDDGNVYIFDRSVVAQGKWFGEKICRRLHPKELTYEIDDQLDFDIVEMLLRRRLAQGLQPSNFHERIAGVKLLALDVDGVLTDAGMYYTERGDELKKFNTRDGLGLRLVKEKGVKLAILTSENTALVKNRAEKLQVDYLVQRCLDKSSELEKILKAEGIEWEQAAYIGDDLNDLSVFNKVGIAVTVADGAEELKRIAHFVTQRPGGRGAVREVCELILQRVNL encoded by the coding sequence ATGATCGTCGGCATAATACCGGCACGCGGCGGCAGCAAAGGCCTTCCCCGAAAAAACATCAAACCGATCGCCGGTTTCCCTCTCATTTATTGGACGATCGAAGCCGCCAGACAAAGCTCCCTGCTGGATGACTTTTACGTCTCGACGGAAGACCTGGAAATCGCTGATACGGCGAAACGCTACGGAGCCAAGGTACTGCTGAGGCCTCCCAAGCTGGCCTCGGACGAGACGACAACCGCGCAGGTTTTGCAGCACCATAGCCGCGAACTCGATGCCGATACAATCGTTTTGCTTCAGCCCACCTCGCCGTTGCGAAATGTCGATACGATTGATGAGGCGGTGCGCGAATTCCAAACCGGCGGGTACGACACGCTCGCGACCGGCTATTATGTGAAAACGATTGAATATGCCACGCATCAGAACCTGCGCCGGCAGGAAATCGCGGGATATTTCTATGATGACGGCAATGTCTATATTTTTGACCGCAGCGTTGTCGCTCAAGGAAAGTGGTTTGGAGAAAAAATTTGTCGCCGACTGCACCCGAAGGAACTGACCTACGAAATCGACGACCAGCTCGACTTTGACATCGTCGAAATGCTTCTTCGGCGGCGTCTGGCCCAAGGCCTTCAGCCGAGCAACTTCCATGAGCGTATCGCAGGCGTCAAGCTGTTGGCGCTGGACGTCGACGGCGTTTTGACCGATGCCGGAATGTATTACACCGAGCGCGGCGATGAGCTCAAAAAATTTAATACTCGCGACGGCCTTGGCCTTCGTTTGGTTAAGGAAAAAGGGGTAAAACTTGCTATATTGACATCGGAAAACACCGCGCTTGTAAAAAATCGCGCCGAAAAACTTCAGGTTGATTATCTGGTTCAAAGATGCTTGGATAAATCCTCGGAGCTCGAAAAAATCCTCAAGGCAGAGGGAATCGAATGGGAGCAGGCAGCCTACATCGGCGATGACCTCAATGATCTTTCCGTTTTCAATAAAGTCGGAATCGCCGTCACTGTGGCAGACGGAGCCGAGGAGCTCAAGCGAATTGCCCACTTTGTAACGCAGAGGCCCGGCGGACGGGGCGCCGTTCGGGAAGTGTGCGAATTGATTCTCCAAAGGGTGAATCTGTGA
- a CDS encoding iron-containing alcohol dehydrogenase family protein: MLPQFRIFKPVPQLIFAAGAVRQTPQVLNPLRRKGYVVFIIDHFFKDDETLFSALSPTDEDLVFFLDTSQEPTTAEVNRLRDRTLAYSDKLPAVVVGVGGGSTLDTAKALAVLLTNPGQAEDYQGWDLVKNPAVYKIGIPTLSGTGAEVSRTAVLTGPTKKQGINSDFTLFDFVILDPTLLQTVPKLQRFYTGMDCYIHCVESLSGNFINEFAAAFASKALDMCASVFLTGGSDADLMVASLMGGYSIVYSEVGLVHALSYGISWAFHIRHGEANCIIFNELEKYYPAYVYEFRRMLDKQQIELKMPQGLSYDAELLGKMADIVLLMERPLNNALGSNWRKKLPKEAIIEFYHTLLEKK, translated from the coding sequence ATGTTGCCGCAATTTCGTATTTTCAAACCGGTACCCCAATTGATCTTTGCCGCAGGAGCAGTCCGGCAGACTCCGCAAGTCCTAAATCCGCTGCGGCGAAAGGGTTATGTTGTCTTTATCATCGATCATTTTTTCAAGGATGATGAAACATTATTTTCCGCTCTCTCGCCGACGGATGAGGATCTGGTCTTTTTTCTGGACACTTCGCAGGAACCCACAACGGCGGAAGTCAATCGCCTGCGCGATAGAACGCTCGCGTACTCGGACAAACTGCCGGCCGTGGTTGTCGGCGTCGGCGGAGGGTCTACGCTCGACACGGCCAAAGCCCTGGCCGTGTTGTTGACTAATCCCGGACAGGCGGAAGATTATCAAGGCTGGGATCTGGTCAAGAACCCGGCGGTCTACAAGATCGGCATTCCGACGCTTTCGGGAACCGGAGCAGAGGTGTCGCGTACTGCCGTCCTCACCGGTCCGACGAAAAAGCAGGGCATCAACAGCGACTTTACCTTGTTCGATTTTGTCATACTGGATCCGACGCTTTTGCAGACCGTTCCTAAACTGCAGCGCTTTTATACCGGCATGGATTGCTACATCCATTGCGTAGAATCCCTTTCCGGCAACTTTATCAACGAATTTGCCGCCGCTTTTGCCTCCAAGGCGCTGGACATGTGCGCGTCTGTTTTCCTGACCGGCGGCAGCGATGCAGACCTTATGGTCGCTTCCCTTATGGGCGGTTATTCCATCGTCTATTCCGAAGTGGGATTGGTGCATGCGCTCTCTTACGGCATCAGCTGGGCCTTCCATATTCGTCACGGCGAGGCCAACTGCATCATCTTCAACGAACTGGAAAAGTATTATCCCGCATATGTCTACGAATTCCGCCGAATGCTGGACAAGCAGCAGATCGAATTGAAAATGCCGCAGGGCTTGAGTTACGACGCCGAGCTGCTCGGCAAAATGGCCGACATTGTTCTGTTGATGGAGCGGCCTTTGAACAATGCCTTGGGTTCCAATTGGCGAAAAAAGTTACCCAAGGAAGCAATCATTGAATTTTATCATACTCTACTGGAGAAGAAATGA
- a CDS encoding DegT/DnrJ/EryC1/StrS family aminotransferase, translating to MSLKLDFPAIQTRLTAEEIAQLAEAIARAKTLTMGPYLQEFERNFAEYIGSRYAFGVCNATAALDLAAMILDIGPGDEVILPAHTFTATALGFMRKGCRLVFADIDPETFVMDIDDVVSKITPKTRVVVPVHLYGLPVQMDALMEVAEQHNLYVVEDCAQAPGAKYKGKAVGTFGDFGCFSFHSQKNITTLGEGGMIVTDNSDYAEKILGLRKIGQRPFANQTDYWIPAMTNIIEAVPGAIPHNYALGEIQAFAGNLLLKRLDKQLKRRLEIRNRIVKSLTHHPELIFQKIPSECVSALHLLPARVSKLSNGAGRDELIRLLYNKYKIKCVVQYYPLYRYELFQRHGYVSADCPQTDEFFDNMISFPFGSDMTDEEVDYLIASVDAALNELKGKA from the coding sequence ATGTCTTTAAAGTTGGATTTTCCGGCTATTCAGACGCGCCTCACAGCCGAAGAAATCGCCCAATTGGCCGAAGCGATCGCGCGCGCTAAAACTCTGACGATGGGGCCGTATCTGCAGGAATTTGAAAGGAACTTTGCCGAATACATCGGCAGCCGCTATGCATTCGGAGTCTGCAATGCGACGGCCGCTCTCGACTTGGCTGCTATGATTCTGGATATTGGTCCCGGCGATGAAGTTATTTTGCCGGCTCATACTTTTACGGCAACCGCCTTGGGCTTTATGCGCAAAGGATGCCGACTCGTTTTTGCCGACATTGATCCGGAAACTTTTGTGATGGATATAGATGATGTCGTCAGTAAAATCACGCCGAAGACACGCGTTGTAGTGCCGGTTCATTTGTACGGCCTGCCGGTGCAAATGGATGCGCTGATGGAAGTCGCCGAGCAGCACAACCTTTATGTGGTCGAAGACTGCGCTCAGGCGCCGGGGGCAAAATATAAAGGAAAAGCCGTCGGTACCTTCGGGGATTTCGGCTGCTTTAGTTTCCACAGCCAGAAGAACATTACGACGCTGGGAGAAGGCGGCATGATTGTTACTGATAATTCCGATTATGCTGAAAAAATCTTGGGATTACGCAAAATCGGTCAACGGCCCTTTGCAAATCAAACCGACTATTGGATTCCGGCGATGACCAACATCATCGAGGCGGTTCCCGGAGCGATTCCTCATAATTACGCTTTGGGGGAAATACAAGCCTTTGCCGGAAATCTGCTGCTCAAACGTCTGGATAAGCAATTGAAGCGCCGGTTGGAAATTCGGAATCGAATCGTCAAAAGCTTAACCCATCACCCGGAATTGATTTTTCAAAAAATTCCTTCTGAATGCGTCTCCGCCCTGCACCTGCTTCCGGCAAGAGTTTCCAAACTTTCGAATGGGGCCGGAAGAGACGAGCTGATCCGTCTGCTCTACAACAAATACAAAATCAAATGTGTCGTGCAGTATTATCCGTTGTACCGATATGAGCTCTTTCAGCGTCACGGCTATGTCTCTGCCGATTGCCCCCAAACCGACGAGTTTTTCGACAATATGATCTCCTTCCCTTTTGGAAGCGATATGACGGATGAAGAGGTCGATTATCTAATCGCTTCCGTGGATGCCGCCCTTAACGAACTGAAAGGAAAAGCGTGA
- a CDS encoding N-acetylneuraminate synthase family protein: MAVLRLPRIKIADRWIGEAFPPFIVAEIGINHNGSLEIAKKMIEGAVAAGCHAVKFQKRTPELCVPKEQWYVKRQTPWGELTYIDYRHRIELDADDFEEIDRFCRQIGILWFASSWDVPSLKFIEQFNPPLHKAPSAMLTNAELLAVMKKIGKPVMISTGMSTLDEIDEAVDLLDERNILLAHTTSSYPCPDSEVNLLMINSLKRRYPEAVIGYSGHEQGALPSIVAVALGAAFIERHITLDKSMWGTDQAASLDMQELAQLTEGIRRLNLFMGDGIKRVYESELAVRAKLRPPRTQRKKSLQTWYNQKIKPAGIHSLPEFISRQCSKAV; encoded by the coding sequence ATGGCGGTTTTGCGTTTGCCTCGCATCAAAATCGCCGATCGATGGATCGGCGAAGCATTTCCCCCTTTTATTGTGGCAGAGATCGGCATTAATCACAACGGTTCGCTGGAAATTGCCAAAAAAATGATCGAAGGAGCCGTTGCCGCCGGTTGTCATGCGGTCAAATTTCAAAAGCGGACTCCTGAACTCTGCGTGCCGAAGGAACAATGGTATGTGAAGCGCCAGACACCTTGGGGAGAACTAACCTATATCGACTATCGACATCGAATAGAACTTGACGCCGACGACTTTGAAGAAATCGACCGCTTCTGCCGGCAAATCGGCATTTTGTGGTTTGCGTCTAGTTGGGATGTACCTTCGCTTAAATTTATTGAACAGTTCAATCCGCCGCTCCATAAAGCGCCGTCCGCTATGTTGACCAACGCGGAGCTGCTCGCGGTCATGAAAAAAATCGGCAAACCGGTCATGATTTCTACAGGCATGTCGACTCTGGATGAAATCGACGAGGCCGTAGACCTGCTCGATGAACGAAATATCCTGCTGGCGCATACGACCAGCTCCTATCCTTGTCCCGATTCCGAAGTCAATTTATTGATGATCAATTCCCTCAAACGACGTTATCCCGAAGCCGTCATCGGCTATTCGGGCCACGAGCAGGGTGCGCTGCCCAGTATTGTGGCGGTCGCTTTGGGAGCAGCCTTTATCGAGCGGCACATCACCCTTGACAAGTCCATGTGGGGCACTGATCAGGCCGCTTCTTTGGACATGCAGGAGTTGGCTCAACTGACCGAAGGAATTCGCCGCCTTAACCTGTTTATGGGCGACGGAATTAAACGGGTCTATGAGAGCGAACTTGCGGTCAGAGCCAAGCTCCGTCCGCCGCGGACACAACGAAAAAAGAGCCTGCAGACATGGTATAATCAAAAAATCAAACCCGCCGGCATTCATTCGTTGCCCGAGTTTATTTCCCGGCAGTGTTCCAAAGCCGTGTAA
- a CDS encoding M28 family peptidase, producing MISADSLRRHIEFLGSDSLEGRAVGTRGERKAADYIAARLRAYGLKPLGDNGTYFQTIPMHGSRALKESELTLFFGDEKHELRLGEDYLLLKTGAQTFIPQAVPLVFVGFGIIAPEFDYNDYQSLDAEGKIAVMLTGEPYSGDPSYFAGEDPTIYSLLESKQRTAVSRGAMGCLFIPAPMDADFRDWEKKRREFAFEEVTLAYWPSGHFSAVINPDSAAKLFRKAPFSLNQVYEMYRRSTVRSFAMHASLSFHGRFLERDFIGTNVLGLIEGKEKGVKASFLLISAHFDHLGIGPSVNGDSIYNGVLDNAVGAAAALELARVFAASRLDCSPSMIFLFTTGEEKGLIGSRLYCDHPPVPLHKTLANLNIDGLATLDDFKDVVGVGAELSTLGDYLKETADRLNLRVSPVPSPFLAHESFARSDQLSFAQAGIPAILISEGLNTKNLTLEQALQYLLYWYENIYHSPFDDLSQPIHYGAAVKHVQVLATFCLSLLNAKTTPQWRPGTGFLAERLRTIAEKR from the coding sequence ATGATCTCTGCCGATTCGCTTCGCCGGCATATCGAATTTCTCGGCAGCGATTCGTTGGAAGGGCGCGCCGTCGGTACGCGCGGTGAACGAAAAGCAGCCGACTATATTGCTGCCAGATTGCGCGCTTACGGCCTCAAACCCTTAGGAGACAACGGCACCTACTTCCAGACCATTCCGATGCACGGCAGCCGAGCGCTCAAAGAATCCGAACTGACACTCTTTTTCGGTGATGAAAAACATGAATTGCGCCTTGGTGAAGACTATTTGTTGCTCAAAACCGGCGCACAGACCTTTATCCCGCAGGCGGTGCCGTTGGTTTTTGTCGGATTCGGCATCATTGCGCCGGAATTTGATTATAATGACTATCAAAGCCTGGATGCCGAGGGGAAAATCGCCGTCATGCTCACCGGCGAACCTTATTCCGGCGATCCCTCCTATTTTGCCGGCGAGGACCCGACGATCTATTCGCTGCTGGAATCCAAGCAACGCACGGCCGTCAGTCGCGGCGCCATGGGGTGTCTGTTCATACCGGCGCCCATGGATGCGGATTTTCGTGACTGGGAAAAGAAAAGGCGCGAGTTTGCATTCGAAGAGGTTACGCTGGCCTATTGGCCGTCCGGCCATTTCAGCGCCGTGATCAATCCGGACTCGGCGGCAAAATTATTCCGCAAAGCCCCTTTTTCGCTTAACCAGGTTTATGAAATGTATCGACGCAGTACCGTACGCAGCTTTGCTATGCACGCTTCCCTATCCTTTCACGGCCGGTTTCTCGAACGCGATTTCATCGGCACCAACGTCCTCGGCCTAATCGAGGGCAAGGAGAAAGGCGTCAAAGCTTCTTTCCTCCTTATTTCCGCGCATTTCGATCATCTCGGCATCGGCCCGAGCGTTAATGGAGATTCAATTTACAACGGTGTACTCGACAACGCTGTAGGAGCTGCGGCGGCGTTGGAATTGGCGAGAGTCTTTGCAGCGTCGCGCCTTGACTGCAGCCCGTCGATGATCTTTCTTTTTACAACCGGCGAAGAAAAAGGTCTGATCGGCTCGCGTTTATACTGCGACCACCCGCCGGTGCCGCTGCACAAAACCCTCGCCAATCTCAACATCGACGGCTTGGCGACGTTGGATGACTTTAAAGATGTCGTCGGCGTCGGCGCCGAATTATCCACACTCGGCGATTACTTGAAAGAGACGGCTGATCGTCTCAATCTACGAGTATCCCCAGTCCCTTCGCCTTTCCTTGCCCACGAATCCTTTGCCAGATCGGACCAATTGTCTTTTGCACAAGCGGGGATTCCTGCCATCCTTATTTCGGAAGGATTGAACACTAAAAACCTCACCTTAGAACAAGCGCTTCAGTATCTGCTTTATTGGTATGAAAATATCTATCATTCACCGTTCGACGATTTGTCGCAGCCTATCCATTACGGTGCAGCCGTCAAACATGTTCAAGTCCTTGCAACGTTTTGCCTGTCGCTTTTGAACGCAAAAACAACGCCCCAGTGGCGGCCGGGAACGGGCTTTCTTGCCGAACGACTGCGCACGATTGCCGAAAAACGGTAG
- a CDS encoding phosphate ABC transporter substrate-binding protein: MKKWWTCFLLLTACLCAPPVRKKPTIIRIVGSDTLLLLTGRWAEEYMKQHPEVSIHFEGGGTKKGVEALIDGRADICTASRPLNPSEVRLLAERYKVIGMSHLVAKDALSIYLHPDNPVQNLTRAQLKDIFTGVISNWRQIGGLDEPILVIVRSPNSGTYQYFKEHVLNGENYVSTAVVMPTTPAVAKAVAEHRAAIGYGGAGFGSNVRHCSVDGVEPTAENVRNDSYPLVRYLYFVTANTPRGAVKAFIDWVLRDGQKIVGELGYFPLWGEP, from the coding sequence ATGAAAAAATGGTGGACTTGCTTCTTGCTTCTTACGGCCTGCTTATGCGCTCCCCCTGTCCGAAAAAAGCCGACAATTATTCGCATTGTCGGCTCGGACACTCTTTTGCTCTTGACCGGCCGTTGGGCGGAAGAATACATGAAACAACATCCGGAAGTTTCCATTCATTTTGAAGGCGGCGGGACAAAAAAGGGAGTTGAGGCTTTAATCGATGGCCGCGCCGACATCTGCACTGCATCCAGACCGTTGAATCCCTCCGAAGTCCGACTCCTGGCTGAACGCTATAAGGTCATCGGCATGAGCCATCTCGTAGCAAAAGATGCATTGAGCATCTACCTTCATCCGGATAATCCGGTGCAGAATCTGACTCGAGCACAACTGAAGGATATTTTTACGGGCGTCATATCAAATTGGCGCCAAATCGGCGGCCTGGATGAGCCGATTCTGGTAATTGTTCGCTCCCCTAATTCCGGCACTTATCAATACTTTAAAGAGCACGTACTGAACGGCGAAAATTATGTTTCGACAGCCGTTGTCATGCCGACGACTCCGGCGGTAGCCAAGGCGGTTGCAGAGCATCGCGCCGCGATAGGTTACGGAGGCGCCGGCTTCGGCAGCAATGTACGGCACTGCAGCGTCGACGGAGTAGAGCCGACAGCTGAAAACGTCCGCAACGATTCCTACCCGCTTGTGCGTTACCTTTATTTTGTTACGGCCAATACCCCGAGAGGCGCCGTCAAGGCATT